A genome region from Candidatus Poribacteria bacterium includes the following:
- a CDS encoding DUF1080 domain-containing protein, with the protein MSQSENGIELFNGKNMNGWLARGGAPQHEWDAAGSVELNPDDAKLLTTTAGEGIFYNGATGRTLDIYTKAEYGDCELHVEFMVPQGSNSGVYLMGRYEIQILDSWGETELGYGTCGGVYCRWIDNQPVDGVPPRVNASKPPGEWQTYDITFRAPKFDVNGSKIANATFVKVVWNGQVIHEDVEVVGCTRGAMVEEEAATGPVLLQGDHGPVAYRNVYLKYLPPLRP; encoded by the coding sequence ATGTCTCAATCTGAAAACGGAATTGAACTTTTCAACGGTAAGAACATGAATGGTTGGCTCGCTCGAGGCGGTGCGCCACAACATGAATGGGATGCTGCTGGCAGCGTTGAGCTCAATCCAGACGATGCGAAACTGCTCACAACGACAGCAGGTGAAGGGATTTTTTACAACGGTGCTACCGGACGGACGCTTGATATCTACACCAAAGCCGAATACGGTGATTGTGAATTACATGTAGAATTTATGGTGCCACAAGGCTCTAACTCTGGCGTTTACCTCATGGGCAGATATGAGATCCAAATATTGGACAGTTGGGGTGAAACCGAACTTGGCTACGGCACCTGTGGCGGTGTCTATTGTCGTTGGATTGACAATCAACCGGTGGATGGTGTGCCACCGCGCGTCAATGCCAGCAAGCCGCCAGGTGAGTGGCAAACCTACGACATCACTTTCCGTGCACCAAAATTTGATGTCAATGGCAGCAAGATAGCCAACGCTACCTTCGTCAAAGTCGTGTGGAACGGACAGGTAATCCATGAAGATGTTGAAGTAGTGGGTTGCACGCGTGGCGCGATGGTGGAGGAAGAAGCCGCTACCGGTCCAGTGCTGTTGCAGGGCGACCATGGACCTGTTGCCTATCGCAATGTCTACTTAAAATATTTGCCACCGCTCCGTCCTTGA
- a CDS encoding Gfo/Idh/MocA family oxidoreductase: MQKLKLGVIGAGGIVCRMHLPDLAQGTDFEVSVIGGRREHRLKHQCQEFDIPRWTQDYDAIIADDTLDAILVGTPHPLHVSWGVKALEAGKHVLMQKPLCGEMDEANQFVEATEASGKTVMCLPHFNAAVYKIRQLIAEEAIGRVSGARMRSSHGGPEIYYAEIRDIFGESGDDLWFFDAKQASVGALFDMGVYAVSSLVAMLGTFKRVTGFVSTFDKPTELEDVATLVLEMQSGGIVTAETSWCDPARTGEGSVHGTAGKFTMPGKDGATLSQWTPTSYTREHAPVDVKAIDCSDAAPSGMHTHFAEHIREGTQPPLSNVYTARHVTEILLAGLESSATGKAIGLTTEADK, translated from the coding sequence ATGCAGAAACTAAAACTTGGTGTTATCGGTGCAGGCGGTATCGTCTGTCGAATGCACCTGCCCGACCTCGCACAGGGCACCGATTTTGAGGTTAGTGTCATCGGTGGCAGACGCGAACACCGTCTCAAACATCAATGTCAAGAATTCGATATACCACGCTGGACACAAGATTACGACGCAATCATCGCGGACGATACGCTTGATGCTATTCTGGTTGGCACACCGCATCCGTTACATGTTTCGTGGGGTGTCAAAGCATTGGAAGCCGGCAAACATGTGCTCATGCAGAAGCCCCTCTGCGGCGAGATGGATGAGGCGAATCAATTTGTCGAGGCAACTGAAGCGAGTGGCAAAACAGTCATGTGTCTTCCACATTTCAACGCCGCTGTTTACAAAATACGCCAATTAATTGCTGAAGAGGCAATCGGGCGCGTTTCCGGGGCAAGAATGCGGAGCAGCCACGGCGGACCAGAAATCTATTACGCAGAGATTCGCGATATCTTCGGTGAATCTGGCGATGATTTGTGGTTTTTCGATGCCAAACAAGCGAGTGTGGGCGCGCTTTTCGACATGGGGGTTTACGCTGTTTCCAGTCTCGTTGCGATGCTCGGCACCTTCAAACGGGTAACCGGCTTCGTTTCTACATTTGACAAACCGACGGAATTAGAGGATGTCGCGACGCTTGTGCTTGAAATGCAATCGGGCGGAATCGTCACTGCCGAGACGAGTTGGTGCGATCCGGCACGCACCGGTGAAGGAAGTGTGCACGGCACGGCAGGCAAATTCACGATGCCCGGCAAAGATGGTGCAACGCTTAGCCAGTGGACACCAACCTCTTACACGCGCGAACATGCTCCCGTTGATGTCAAAGCGATTGACTGTTCAGATGCAGCACCGAGCGGAATGCACACACATTTCGCCGAGCATATTCGCGAAGGAACACAACCACCGCTCTCAAATGTTTACACAGCACGGCATGTCACTGAGATTTTGCTTGCTGGACTTGAATCTTCCGCAACGGGTAAGGCAATCGGGCTGACCACAGAAGCGGACAAGTAG